One region of Solanum pennellii chromosome 6, SPENNV200 genomic DNA includes:
- the LOC107021664 gene encoding protein FAR1-RELATED SEQUENCE 5, producing the protein MDFVVDDHISADEEEGSVVELRTVDENVIGGSSSEEALHQVHDVKVDEDLPEREDLILEEAQSLDNSTSDEPFVGLEFESEAAAHAFYNAYATRVGFIIRVSKLSRSRRDGSAIGRALVCNKEGFRMPDKREKIVRQRAETRVGCRAMILVRKISSGKWVVTKFVKEHSHPLCPGKGRRDLIYDQYPNEHDKIRELSQQLAAEKKRSATYKRHLEMIFEHIEEHNQSLSKKIQDIVHNVRELESRDEHHHR; encoded by the exons A TGGACTTTGTGGTTGATGATCACATCAGTGCTGATGAGGAAGAGGGCTCAGTTGTGGAACTCAGAACAGTAGATGAAAATGTGATTGGAGGAAGTTCCAGTGAGGAGGCACTTCACCAGGTGCATGATGTCAAGGTGGATGAAGACCTTCCTGAAAGGGAGGACCTTATATTAGAAGAAGCACAATCTCTCGATAATTCAACTTCAGATGAACCTTTCGTTGGCCTGGAGTTTGAATCTGAAGCCGCAGCACATGCATTTTATAATGCATATGCAACAAGGGTGGGTTTTATCATCCGGGTTAGTAAGCTTTCGCGATCTAGGCGTGATGGCTCCGCCATTGGTCGAGCACTAGTTTGCAACAAGGAGGGTTTTAGAATGCCTGATAAGCGGGAAAAGATTGTGCGACAGAGAGCAGAAACAAGGGTTGGTTGCAGAGCAATGATATTAGTTAGAAAAATAAGCTCTGGGAAATGGGTTGTCACAAAATTTGTCAAGGAGCACTCTCATCCATTGTGCCCAGGCAAAGGTCGCAGGGACTTGATCTATGATCAATACCCG AACGAGCATGACAAAATCCGGGAGCTATCTCAACAACTGGCAGCTGAGAAAAAGCGATCTGCTACATATAAGAGGCATTTGGAAATGATATTCGAGCACATTGAGGAGCACAATCAATCTCTGTCTAAGAAGATCCAAGATATTGTACACAATGTAAGGGAGTTGGAGTCCAGAGATGAACATCATCATAGATAG
- the LOC107021677 gene encoding protein FAR-RED IMPAIRED RESPONSE 1-like: protein MTMDVHNLEDNGATRVESSAEGQVSTSEADRTQEPNEGITFESEEAARAYYDEYAGMTGFITRVLSSRKSERDGSIISRGLGCRGIPDNQRPVSLVNQKRDRRRDGCTAMILVKREKPGTWVVRKFVRDHNHPLVMPPSKRRPTPDEKDKRIQELTTELRTKKRLTAAYREQLLSLMKDVESHNEHLSTKVQAVQSILKELEAKRQELSDHIVHHK, encoded by the exons ATGACTA TGGATGTGCACAATTTAGAGGATAATGGTGCTACAAGAGTAGAATCGTCTGCAGAAGGACAAGTTAGTACATCTGAAGCTGATAGAACCCAAGAACCAAATGAAGGTATAACATTTGAATCTGAAGAAGCTGCCAGAGCATACTACGATGAGTATGCTGGAATGACAGGATTTATAACCCGTGTTCTGTCATCTCGCAAGTCAGAGCGTGATGGGTCAATTATATCACGTGGACTTGGTTGTAGAGGGATACCAGATAATCAAAGGCCAGTAAGTTTAGTCAATCAAAAGCGAGATAGACGACGTGATGGTTGTACAGCAATGATCCTAGTCAAAAGAGAGAAGCCTGGTACGTGGGTGGTCAGAAAATTTGTTAGGGACCACAATCATCCTTTAGTTATGCCACCTTCCAAGAGACGCCCAACTCCC GATGAGAAAGATAAAAGAATTCAGGAATTAACAACAGAACTTCGCACCAAGAAACGACTAACTGCAGCATACCGAGAACAGCTCCTTAGTCTCATGAAAGATGTGGAAAGCCATAATGAACATCTATCTACAAAAGTTCAAGCTGTTCAGAGTATTCTTAAAGAACTTGAAGCTAAAAGACAGGAGCTTTCCGATCATATTGTACACCATAAGTAG